One Aspergillus oryzae RIB40 DNA, chromosome 2 genomic window carries:
- a CDS encoding uncharacterized protein (predicted protein), whose protein sequence is MQDQAYFNLGSHQRPITTSSKDAQLWFNRGLVWAYSFNVGEAERCFERAVKYDTDCAMGLWGIAYSAGPNYNKAWRYFDPKDLRDSIQRANDAIARAAELSNQVTPAEKALVKAVAARFPPTDNIPNDLSPYDRAYADAMRPVYREFGTDPDIAALFADALMCITPRGLWDLDTGEPTGPHTLEARKVIETGLASTVGRAHPALCHLHIHIMEMSPNPELALPAADRLRYLVPDGSHMLHMPTHIDAAVGDYRRAIDSNSEAIMADDKYFAQESGTISYIGYRVHYICAKLYAAMMCGRFTDAMAAAMKLEEVITDDLLSIASPPVADSIESFLGSKAHVLIRFGRWEEILRLELPANRQLKSATTAIILYSRGLAYSALGRIEEAETTQREFELARAAVPKSRLNSIPCRQVDVLQVSSAMLHGELEYRKGNHEIAFTSLREAIRREDALPYSDPPPWMQPVRHALGGLLLEQNRVEEAEVLFREDLGFAEEFPRRRAKLNNVWGLHGLRECLVRLGKTKDLAFVEPAHAIAVASADVPITASCYCRLSAVKVTRCCSAKSGCCE, encoded by the exons ATGCA AGATCAGGCTTATTTCAACCTCGGTTCACACCAGCGTCCAATCACGACATCGTCTAAAGATGCTCAGCTGTGGTTCAACCGCGGTCTAGTATGGGCGTACTCCTTCAATGTCGGGGAAGCAGAACGATGTTTCGAGCGAGCTGTTAAATACGACACCGACTGCGCAATGGGCTTATGGGGTATTGCCTATTCTGCCGGCCCCAACTACAACAAGGCATGGAGATACTTTGACCCTAAGGACCTCCGTGACTCGATTCAAAGAGCAAACGATGCTATCGCACGCGCTGCCGAGCTTTCTAATCAGGTCACTCCAGCCGAGAAAGCATTAGTAAAGGCAGTTGCCGCCCGGTTCCCGCCAACGGACAATATTCCGAACGACCTGAGCCCCTATGATCGTGCTTACGCAGACGCCATGCGTCCTGTCTACCGGGAATTCGGAACCGATCCGGACATCGCAGCGCTTTTCGCCGATGCCTTAATGTGTATAACGCCCCGTGGTTTATGGGACCTGGATACCGGAGAGCCCACGGGTCCGCACACGCTCGAGGCCCGGAAAGTGATCGAGACGGGGCTAGCATCAACTGTTGGTCGTGCGCACCCAGCACTTTGTCACCTGCATATTCACATCATGGAAATGTCCCCTAACCCGGAACTTGCTTTACCGGCTGCTGATCGACTGCGTTATCTGGTCCCGGATGGATCGCATATGCTGCATATGCCGACACATATCGACGCTGCGGTTGGCGACTACCGCCGCGCTATTGACTCAAACAGCGAGGCGATCATGGCGGATGATAAGTATTTCGCGCAGGAAAGCGGCACAATCTCCTATATCGGGTATCGGGTGCACTATATTTGCGCAAAGCTCTATGCAGCAATGATGTGCGGTCGCTTTACAGACGCCATGGCAGCAGCTatgaagctggaggaagtTATTACGGACGATCTTCTTTCGATCGCCAGTCCTCCTGTGGCAGACTCCATTGAAAGCTTTCTCGGAAGCAAAGCCCATGTACTGATCCGCTTCGGCCGGTGGGAGGAGATCTTGCGCCTTGAACTTCCGGCCAATCGTCAGCTCAAGAGCGCAACGACGGCAATTATACTGTATTCCCGCGGCCTGGCATACAGTGCGCTCGGACGAATCGAAGAGGCAGAAACTACACAGCGAGAATTCGAACTCGCGCGCGCGGCTGTCCCAAAATCTCGTTTGAACAGTATCCCCTGCAGGCAAGTTGACGTCCTCCAAGTGTCATCCGCAATGTTACACGGCGAGTTGGAATACCGCAAAGGAAATCATGAAATCGCCTTCACTTCTTTGCGAGAGGCCATCCGGCGCGAAGATGCACTGCCGTATTCAGATCCTCCGCCTTGGATGCAGCCTGTCCGGCATGCACTGGGCGGCTTACTTCTGGAGCAGAACCGGGTAGAGGAAGCTGAAGTGTTGTTCAGGGAGGATCTTGGATTCGCAGAGGAATTTCCTCGGCGCAGAGCAAAGCTCAATAATGTATGGGGCCTCCATGGATTGCGTGAATGTTTGGTGCGTTTGGGTAAGACGAAAGACCTTGCTTTTGTCGAGCCTGCGCATGCGATTGCGGTTGCGTCCGCCGATGTTCCGATCACCGCTTCATGTTATTGTCGGTTATCCGCGGTGAAAGTGACACGTTGTTGCTCAGCAAAGTCCGGATGTTGCGAATAG